The Marinilongibacter aquaticus genome has a window encoding:
- a CDS encoding NADPH-dependent FMN reductase translates to MQILAFAGSSSKHSINKKLVTYVSGLFKGHDVNLIDLNDFEMPIFSVDKEAEQGIPKEAYAFSRHIAQADLILMSMAEHNGAYSAAFKNIFDWVSRIPNVKVFQEKPIFLMATSTGARGGASVLKIAEARFPRNGGQVIETFSLPTFEENFDESKGLTNGLIQNELNDKIEAVLSCLSTS, encoded by the coding sequence ATGCAGATTTTAGCTTTTGCAGGAAGCAGCAGCAAACATTCGATCAATAAAAAACTGGTGACTTACGTAAGCGGCCTTTTCAAAGGTCACGATGTGAACCTGATTGATCTGAACGATTTCGAAATGCCTATTTTCAGTGTCGACAAAGAAGCCGAGCAGGGTATTCCGAAAGAAGCCTATGCATTCAGTCGGCATATTGCCCAAGCCGATTTAATCCTGATGTCGATGGCCGAACACAATGGAGCGTACTCCGCGGCTTTCAAAAATATTTTCGATTGGGTTTCGCGAATTCCCAACGTGAAAGTTTTTCAAGAAAAGCCTATTTTTTTGATGGCCACTTCCACAGGTGCCCGCGGTGGAGCATCGGTCCTGAAAATAGCCGAAGCCCGTTTTCCAAGAAATGGCGGACAGGTGATTGAAACCTTTTCCTTGCCTACATTCGAAGAAAACTTCGATGAAAGCAAAGGCTTGACCAATGGCTTGATTCAAAACGAACTGAACGACAAAATTGAAGCCGTGCTCAGTTGCCTCAGCACTTCTTGA
- a CDS encoding TolC family protein has product MRVKHIVLLLPFLWFSASAQEVLSVQEFLDQLAKNHPVMAQADARVGQSEADIRYAKGAFDPNFTFDNQVKTLDGKNYFRYETPELSWQSPFGLKLKAGQEYSAGSYINPEKTKGQLQYLGMELPLLQGLLTDYKRTALKQAKIYKQQSETDRQSILNDLMFSGLQAYNNWALTHKLLNILETYRANSYERQRLVKMGFENGYYAAADTIEALSQRQNIDLLYSQTNLDFQKASFALAQFLWDEEQTPYIPDENLLPENLQTATVLPEYEIYELIELAKNNHPDIRAYTLKTAYYEAYRKLQFQKILPTANLKFNYLSPNYAGFVATNPGLQNNYKLGFTVRIPLLFREGRGALEKAQLKLTETDWATKQKIWEVETKVRNYHNAYEQLKGQSRMAQDMQENYRALLNNEVFKFKQGESSLFYVNTRENKWLDSQQKLLQTQLKLFNALYQQEWAAGILLNRVTLNQTP; this is encoded by the coding sequence ATGAGAGTAAAGCATATTGTACTGCTGTTGCCTTTCCTCTGGTTTTCTGCTTCGGCTCAGGAAGTGCTTTCCGTGCAGGAGTTCCTCGACCAACTGGCTAAGAATCATCCTGTAATGGCTCAGGCCGATGCCCGTGTGGGACAATCTGAGGCGGATATTCGCTATGCCAAAGGAGCTTTTGACCCGAATTTCACTTTCGACAACCAAGTGAAAACCTTGGACGGCAAGAATTATTTCCGTTATGAAACACCCGAACTTTCTTGGCAAAGCCCTTTCGGCTTGAAGCTGAAAGCGGGACAAGAATATTCTGCGGGGTCGTACATCAATCCTGAAAAAACAAAAGGTCAATTACAATACCTCGGCATGGAACTGCCTTTGCTTCAAGGGCTTTTGACCGACTACAAACGCACTGCCCTAAAGCAGGCGAAAATTTACAAACAGCAAAGCGAAACCGACCGCCAATCGATTTTGAACGATTTGATGTTCAGTGGCTTACAAGCCTACAACAACTGGGCTTTGACCCACAAATTGCTCAATATTCTGGAAACCTATCGGGCCAACAGCTACGAACGCCAAAGACTCGTAAAAATGGGTTTTGAAAATGGATATTATGCCGCGGCAGACACCATCGAAGCTTTGAGTCAAAGGCAAAATATCGACCTGCTTTACAGCCAAACCAATCTCGATTTCCAAAAGGCTTCTTTTGCTTTGGCCCAATTTCTATGGGATGAAGAACAGACACCTTACATTCCGGATGAAAATCTGCTGCCCGAAAACTTGCAAACCGCTACCGTTTTGCCAGAATACGAGATTTATGAGCTTATTGAATTGGCCAAAAACAATCATCCTGATATACGGGCCTATACCTTGAAAACTGCTTATTACGAAGCCTACAGGAAACTGCAATTTCAGAAAATACTGCCCACGGCCAATTTGAAATTCAATTATTTAAGTCCGAACTACGCAGGCTTTGTCGCCACCAATCCCGGTTTACAAAACAATTATAAATTGGGTTTTACGGTGCGAATCCCCCTCTTGTTTCGGGAGGGAAGAGGGGCTTTGGAAAAAGCTCAACTGAAACTTACGGAAACAGATTGGGCCACAAAACAGAAAATCTGGGAAGTAGAAACAAAGGTGCGTAACTACCACAATGCCTACGAACAATTGAAAGGGCAAAGCCGCATGGCACAAGACATGCAAGAAAACTATAGAGCTTTGTTGAACAACGAGGTTTTCAAGTTTAAACAGGGCGAAAGTTCACTTTTCTATGTCAACACCCGAGAAAACAAATGGCTCGACAGCCAACAGAAACTTTTGCAAACGCAGCTGAAACTTTTCAATGCTCTGTATCAACAAGAGTGGGCCGCAGGGATTTTGCTGAATCGGGTGACTTTAAATCAAACGCCATGA